Proteins found in one Paenibacillus sp. genomic segment:
- a CDS encoding NADH-quinone oxidoreductase subunit D, which translates to MALRTEELLLNVGPQHPSTHGVFRIVVKLDGEIIKEATPVMGYLHRGTEKLAENLTYTQIIPYTDRMDYVSAMTNNYVLCHTVEKLMELEIPERAEYLRLIVMELQRVASHLVWWGTYLLDIGAMSPFLYAFRDREVIINLFNELCGARLTYFYMRVGGVKWDAPEGWIQKVRDFVPYMREKLEEYHNLVSGNEIFLSRIKGVGQYDAQTAIDYGLSGANLRCTGVKWDLRKDQPYSLYSKFDFDVPVGKNGDCYDRYQVRLAEIEQSLRILEQAVDNFPGEGPIMGKVPRVIRPPEGEIYAAIESPRGEIGCYIVSRGKDKPFRLKFRRPSFVNLQILPKLLVGESMTNLITILGATDIVVGEVDG; encoded by the coding sequence ATGGCATTAAGAACCGAAGAACTGCTGCTCAACGTCGGCCCGCAGCACCCGAGCACCCACGGCGTATTCCGGATCGTCGTCAAGCTGGACGGCGAGATCATCAAAGAAGCGACGCCGGTGATGGGGTACTTGCACCGCGGCACGGAGAAGCTCGCCGAGAACTTAACGTACACGCAGATCATCCCGTATACGGACCGGATGGACTACGTATCGGCGATGACGAATAACTATGTGCTGTGCCACACGGTAGAGAAATTGATGGAGCTCGAAATTCCGGAGCGCGCGGAGTACCTGCGCCTCATCGTTATGGAGCTGCAACGCGTCGCGTCCCATCTCGTCTGGTGGGGAACGTACTTGCTCGATATCGGCGCGATGAGTCCGTTCCTGTACGCGTTCCGGGATCGGGAAGTCATTATCAATTTGTTCAACGAGCTGTGCGGCGCGCGTCTTACATACTTTTACATGCGCGTCGGCGGCGTAAAATGGGACGCGCCCGAGGGCTGGATTCAGAAGGTCCGCGATTTCGTGCCGTATATGCGCGAGAAGCTGGAGGAATACCATAACCTCGTCAGCGGCAACGAAATTTTCTTGTCCCGAATCAAAGGCGTCGGCCAATACGACGCGCAAACCGCCATCGATTACGGTCTTAGCGGGGCGAACCTGCGCTGCACCGGCGTCAAATGGGATTTGCGCAAAGATCAACCGTACAGCCTGTATTCGAAATTCGACTTCGACGTTCCCGTCGGGAAGAACGGCGACTGCTACGACCGCTACCAAGTCCGTCTTGCGGAGATCGAACAAAGCCTTCGCATTCTGGAGCAGGCGGTCGACAACTTCCCCGGCGAAGGTCCGATCATGGGCAAAGTACCGCGGGTCATCCGCCCGCCGGAAGGGGAAATTTACGCCGCGATCGAATCGCCGCGGGGGGAAATCGGCTGCTATATCGTATCGAGAGGCAAAGATAAGCCGTTCCGCTTGAAATTCCGCCGCCCGTCGTTCGTCAATCTGCAAATTTTGCCGAAGCTGCTCGTCGGCGAATCGATGACGAACTTAATTACGATTTTAGGGGCGACCGATATCGTAGTCGGGGAGGTCGACGGCTGA
- the nuoH gene encoding NADH-quinone oxidoreductase subunit NuoH, whose product MTYFENPLTWTGFITMLLVGVLMLLVVLGFVTYAIYFERKVIGWMQFRIGPNRVGPFGLLQSVADVAKLLLKEDTIPSKADRALFILAPAIAFVPSFGVIAVLPYTSNLYAADLNVGLLYYGALTSISTLGIVLGGWASNNKYSLLGGMRSAAQMISYEVPLILSMVGVIMLSGSLNLRTIVEGQAGWFWNWNLFPQIIAFGVFLIAAVSELNRTPFDLPEAESELVAGYHVEYSGFRFAFFMLAEYVYVYAIAALTTVLFLGGWHAPLPFLAFVPELIWFLLKFSAVVFFLFWLRATMPRVRVDQLMGLAWKYLLPIALLNIFLTALVKELL is encoded by the coding sequence ATGACGTATTTCGAAAATCCGCTGACGTGGACCGGTTTTATCACGATGCTGCTGGTCGGCGTGCTGATGCTGCTCGTCGTGCTCGGGTTCGTCACCTACGCGATATACTTCGAGCGCAAGGTCATCGGCTGGATGCAGTTTCGGATCGGCCCGAACCGGGTCGGCCCGTTCGGCCTGCTCCAGTCCGTCGCGGACGTGGCGAAGCTGCTGCTGAAGGAAGACACGATTCCGTCCAAAGCGGACCGCGCCCTGTTTATCCTCGCGCCGGCCATCGCGTTCGTCCCTTCGTTCGGCGTCATCGCCGTGCTGCCGTATACGAGCAACCTGTACGCGGCCGACCTGAACGTCGGCTTGCTGTATTACGGCGCGCTCACCAGCATCTCGACGCTCGGCATCGTGCTGGGCGGCTGGGCGTCCAACAACAAATATTCGCTGCTCGGCGGGATGCGCTCCGCCGCGCAAATGATCTCGTACGAAGTGCCGCTCATCCTGTCGATGGTCGGCGTCATCATGCTGTCGGGCAGCCTCAACCTGCGAACGATCGTCGAAGGGCAAGCGGGCTGGTTTTGGAACTGGAACCTGTTCCCCCAAATCATCGCCTTCGGCGTATTTCTGATCGCGGCGGTGTCCGAATTGAATCGGACGCCGTTCGACCTGCCGGAGGCCGAATCGGAGCTTGTCGCCGGCTATCACGTCGAGTACAGCGGCTTCCGGTTCGCCTTCTTCATGCTGGCTGAGTACGTATACGTCTACGCGATCGCGGCGTTGACGACGGTGCTGTTCCTCGGCGGATGGCATGCGCCGCTGCCGTTCCTCGCGTTCGTGCCGGAATTGATTTGGTTCCTGCTCAAGTTTTCGGCGGTCGTGTTCTTCCTGTTCTGGCTGCGCGCGACGATGCCGCGGGTGCGGGTGGATCAGCTGATGGGCCTCGCCTGGAAGTATTTGCTGCCGATCGCGCTCTTGAACATTTTCCTTACGGCGCTCGTGAAAGAACTCCTGTAA
- the nuoI gene encoding NADH-quinone oxidoreductase subunit NuoI, with amino-acid sequence MKGIAKGLGVTLKSMTKQKVTYAYPDVPMTMPDRFRGVQHFDPDKCIVCNQCARICPTECITLTGKPNPDPEKKGKVIDTYDINFEICILCDLCTEVCPTEAIVMTNNFELATYSRDDLFKNMEWLNDNNTNIRSENTRNPQPGGKGGAN; translated from the coding sequence ATGAAAGGGATCGCGAAAGGCTTGGGCGTCACGCTCAAAAGCATGACCAAACAAAAAGTGACCTACGCTTATCCCGACGTGCCGATGACGATGCCGGATCGATTCCGCGGCGTGCAGCATTTCGACCCGGACAAATGCATCGTGTGCAACCAATGCGCGCGCATTTGCCCGACCGAGTGCATTACGCTGACGGGCAAGCCGAATCCGGACCCGGAGAAAAAGGGCAAAGTCATCGACACGTACGACATCAACTTCGAAATTTGTATTCTTTGCGATCTGTGCACGGAGGTATGCCCGACCGAAGCGATCGTCATGACGAACAACTTCGAATTGGCGACGTACAGCCGAGACGATCTATTCAAAAACATGGAATGGCTGAACGACAACAACACGAACATCCGCAGCGAGAATACCCGCAACCCGCAGCCTGGCGGCAAAGGAGGGGCCAATTAA
- a CDS encoding NADH-quinone oxidoreductase subunit J, with protein MSFLTGELVAFFVFALLVIGGSIFMLSFTKVVHMVVSLAFAFLSLGGLYVLLEAEFVAFVQILIYAGAVSILMIFGIMLTKHESSDEAPPWTRQETWAALGCVALFGILFFAIQRAELPRGATFDPGADNTRAIGEIIFTERVLPFELVSVLLTVAFIGAIVLARREEGP; from the coding sequence ATGTCGTTCCTGACAGGCGAATTGGTCGCCTTCTTCGTGTTTGCGCTCCTCGTGATCGGCGGATCGATATTCATGCTGAGCTTCACCAAAGTGGTGCATATGGTCGTCTCGCTGGCATTCGCATTTCTTAGCCTCGGCGGACTGTACGTGCTTTTGGAAGCTGAATTCGTCGCCTTCGTGCAAATTCTTATTTACGCGGGCGCCGTGTCGATTCTGATGATTTTCGGGATCATGCTGACGAAGCACGAGTCGAGCGACGAGGCGCCGCCGTGGACGCGCCAAGAAACATGGGCGGCGCTCGGCTGCGTCGCGCTGTTCGGCATTTTGTTTTTCGCCATCCAACGGGCCGAGCTGCCGAGAGGGGCAACGTTCGATCCGGGCGCCGATAATACGCGCGCGATCGGCGAAATCATTTTCACGGAGCGGGTGCTGCCGTTCGAACTGGTGTCGGTGCTGCTTACCGTCGCCTTCATCGGCGCCATCGTGCTCGCCAGAAGGGAGGAAGGACCGTGA
- the nuoK gene encoding NADH-quinone oxidoreductase subunit NuoK yields MASSYLTLAAILFCIGLFGALTKRNAVIVLLSIELMLNAVNLNLVALSKYGVVPSLTGQVFSLFTITVAAAEAAVGVAILIALFRNRGISDVQDMNEMKH; encoded by the coding sequence TTGGCCTCTTCTTACCTCACTTTGGCGGCGATTTTGTTCTGCATCGGGCTGTTCGGCGCCTTGACGAAGCGCAACGCGGTCATCGTGCTGCTTTCGATCGAATTGATGCTGAACGCGGTCAACCTGAACTTGGTCGCCTTATCGAAGTACGGCGTCGTGCCGTCCTTGACGGGGCAAGTGTTCTCGCTGTTTACGATCACGGTCGCGGCGGCGGAGGCGGCGGTCGGGGTCGCCATCCTTATCGCGCTGTTCCGTAACCGGGGAATTAGCGACGTGCAAGATATGAACGAGATGAAGCATTAA
- the nuoL gene encoding NADH-quinone oxidoreductase subunit L, with translation MDSTFVQYAWLIPLFPLLSFLMLTAMGKGARVVGPAIGTVAAFASLGLSLLVFFERMNGAAAYTWDDWRWIDIGSFSLYMGFEVTNLNALMLVIVTLVSALVNLYSIGYMSDDERISTFFAYVSLFTFSMLGLVLSSNILMLYIFWELVGVCSFLLIGFWYHKPEAKAAAKKAFIVTRIGDVGLFIAILLLWWAMPGHQLDFNSIHNAFIGGEIDQGLAAWIAILIFVGAVGKSGQFPLHTWLPDAMEGPTPISALIHAATMVAAGVYLVARTYDIFLASPLALDVVAYVGAFTALFAALIAVAQNDIKRVLAYSTVSQLGYMMLSLGMGSELGKTAALFHLFTHAFFKALLFLGAGSVIHAVHKQDIREMGGLFGPMKITAVTFAIGTLALSGLFPFAGFWSKDAILTETLHHGHTILFAVGLLAAFFTAFYMTRLYVKVFLGKWRADQPSHAHESPLVMTLPLIVLAVLAVAAGFVNLPGEPWLAGWLEGKTLTEHADWIVIILSNVAALAGIGIGYAVFRKPEGEANATGWYAVLRNKFYIDELYQAVIVAPYRAIGQALHLFDVYVVDGLVKLVAAATSGIGRVGTRLQNGQLQTYGAMMLIGCVLLIAALAGRRFL, from the coding sequence ATGGATTCTACGTTCGTGCAATACGCTTGGCTGATCCCGCTCTTTCCGCTCCTGAGCTTCTTGATGCTGACGGCCATGGGCAAAGGAGCGCGCGTCGTCGGTCCGGCGATCGGCACCGTCGCCGCATTCGCGTCGCTGGGCCTCTCGCTGCTCGTCTTCTTCGAACGGATGAACGGGGCGGCGGCTTATACGTGGGACGATTGGCGATGGATCGACATCGGCAGCTTCTCGCTGTATATGGGCTTCGAAGTGACGAATTTGAACGCGCTGATGCTGGTCATCGTAACGCTGGTCAGCGCCTTGGTAAACTTGTATTCCATCGGCTACATGTCCGACGACGAGCGCATCTCGACGTTCTTCGCGTACGTGTCGCTCTTTACGTTCTCGATGCTCGGGCTCGTGTTGTCGTCCAACATCTTGATGCTTTACATCTTCTGGGAGCTGGTAGGCGTCTGCTCGTTCCTGTTGATCGGCTTCTGGTATCACAAGCCCGAGGCGAAAGCCGCCGCGAAGAAGGCGTTCATCGTCACGAGAATCGGCGACGTCGGGTTGTTTATCGCCATCCTGCTGCTGTGGTGGGCGATGCCAGGCCACCAGCTCGATTTCAACTCCATTCACAATGCGTTTATCGGAGGGGAGATCGACCAGGGGCTCGCCGCATGGATCGCGATATTGATTTTCGTCGGCGCGGTCGGCAAGTCGGGTCAATTCCCGCTGCACACCTGGCTTCCGGACGCGATGGAAGGACCTACGCCGATTTCGGCGCTCATCCATGCCGCGACGATGGTGGCGGCGGGCGTCTACTTAGTGGCGCGTACGTACGATATTTTCTTGGCGTCGCCGCTGGCGCTGGACGTCGTGGCGTACGTCGGCGCGTTCACCGCGCTGTTCGCGGCGTTGATCGCCGTCGCGCAGAACGATATCAAGCGGGTGCTCGCGTATTCCACCGTCAGCCAGTTGGGGTATATGATGCTGTCGCTCGGCATGGGCTCAGAGCTCGGGAAGACGGCCGCGCTGTTCCACCTGTTTACGCACGCGTTCTTCAAAGCGCTGCTGTTCCTCGGGGCGGGCAGCGTGATCCACGCCGTACATAAACAAGACATCCGCGAGATGGGCGGATTGTTCGGGCCGATGAAGATTACCGCCGTCACGTTCGCGATCGGCACGCTGGCGCTCTCCGGCTTGTTCCCGTTCGCCGGCTTCTGGTCGAAGGACGCGATTTTGACGGAGACGCTCCACCACGGACACACGATCCTATTCGCGGTCGGATTGCTGGCTGCATTTTTTACAGCTTTTTACATGACACGGTTGTATGTGAAAGTATTTCTCGGGAAATGGCGCGCGGACCAACCATCGCACGCGCACGAATCGCCGCTGGTCATGACGCTGCCGCTTATCGTGCTGGCGGTGCTCGCGGTCGCAGCCGGTTTCGTCAACTTGCCGGGGGAACCGTGGCTTGCGGGGTGGCTTGAAGGGAAGACGCTCACCGAGCACGCGGACTGGATCGTGATCATTTTGTCGAACGTCGCGGCGCTCGCGGGCATCGGCATTGGATATGCGGTGTTCCGGAAGCCGGAGGGCGAGGCGAACGCAACGGGCTGGTACGCCGTGCTCCGCAACAAGTTTTATATCGACGAACTGTATCAAGCCGTTATCGTAGCCCCGTACCGGGCGATCGGGCAGGCGCTTCACTTGTTCGACGTGTATGTCGTCGACGGCCTGGTCAAGCTAGTCGCCGCGGCGACGTCCGGCATCGGACGCGTCGGCACGAGGCTGCAGAACGGTCAATTGCAAACGTACGGAGCCATGATGCTGATCGGCTGCGTTCTGCTGATCGCGGCGCTGGCGGGAAGGAGGTTCCTCTAG
- a CDS encoding NADH-quinone oxidoreductase subunit M yields the protein MLDQIPILSLIVFTPLLGVLALLFVPRHNGRLIQWIGIGTTFLPLLLSAWLYASFDIAKAGDQFAETLRWIHVSLNTELLERLGSVETYHVQFDYALAADGLSLPLVFLTALVASMAALASVTIKKRFKTYFILFLLLETGMLGVFLARDLFLFFLFFEITLVPMFFLIGIYGLYEREKAANKFLVYNGLGSAFMLIAFLILISTAGMTVEGSSFVYSGAYDTILKNMQDAASFANLGPELGQSFPNPFFLTEGNRTLVFFLLLIAFGIKLPIFPFHTWMLRVHTEAPPPIVMIHSGVLLKMGAYGLLKFGVFLFPSEAKQWAVLIAVLGVVNILYGAALAFVQKEFKLILAYSSVSHMGIVLLATAAMNGIGVQGAVFQMVSHGLISALMFLLVGSLYERTSSTQLSAMGGFAKSMPFMSGMLLIAGMASLGLPGLSGFVSELLAFLSLFDAMPILTAVGCLGIILAAVYVLRGVLAITFGPPKEASLGYKDARWIEAVPMIALTAFILLIGIYPAVLSEPLQTTIGGIEQWLAGADANGGG from the coding sequence ATGCTCGATCAAATTCCAATCTTATCTTTGATCGTGTTCACGCCGCTGCTCGGCGTGCTTGCGCTGCTGTTCGTGCCTCGGCACAACGGCAGGTTGATCCAATGGATCGGCATCGGAACGACGTTCTTGCCGCTGCTGCTCAGCGCTTGGCTGTACGCCTCCTTCGACATCGCGAAGGCGGGAGACCAGTTCGCGGAAACGCTTCGTTGGATTCACGTTTCTCTGAATACGGAGCTGCTTGAACGGTTGGGGTCGGTAGAAACCTATCATGTGCAGTTCGATTACGCGCTGGCCGCGGACGGTTTATCGCTGCCGCTCGTGTTCCTGACCGCGCTCGTCGCCTCGATGGCAGCGCTCGCGTCGGTGACGATCAAGAAGCGGTTCAAGACGTATTTTATTCTGTTTCTGTTGTTGGAAACGGGCATGCTCGGCGTGTTTTTAGCGAGAGATTTGTTCCTGTTCTTCTTGTTCTTCGAAATTACGCTCGTCCCTATGTTCTTCTTAATAGGGATCTACGGGCTGTATGAAAGGGAAAAGGCGGCGAACAAGTTTCTTGTCTACAACGGCTTGGGTTCTGCGTTCATGCTGATCGCGTTCCTTATTTTGATTTCGACGGCGGGGATGACGGTCGAAGGATCTTCGTTCGTTTACTCCGGCGCCTACGACACGATTCTGAAAAACATGCAGGATGCGGCTTCCTTCGCGAATCTCGGACCGGAGCTCGGACAAAGCTTCCCGAATCCGTTCTTCCTGACGGAGGGGAACCGGACGCTGGTCTTCTTCCTGCTGTTGATCGCGTTCGGCATCAAGCTGCCGATCTTCCCGTTCCATACGTGGATGCTCCGGGTGCATACGGAAGCGCCGCCGCCGATCGTCATGATTCACTCCGGCGTGCTCCTCAAGATGGGCGCTTACGGTTTGCTGAAATTCGGCGTGTTTCTGTTCCCGAGCGAAGCGAAGCAGTGGGCCGTCCTGATCGCCGTCTTGGGCGTGGTGAATATTTTGTACGGCGCCGCGCTCGCATTCGTGCAGAAAGAGTTCAAGCTTATCCTTGCGTATTCGTCCGTGAGCCACATGGGCATCGTGCTGCTCGCCACGGCGGCGATGAACGGGATCGGGGTGCAAGGCGCCGTGTTCCAAATGGTGTCGCACGGCCTCATTTCCGCGCTCATGTTCTTGCTGGTCGGCAGCTTGTACGAACGGACGTCGTCGACGCAGCTGTCCGCGATGGGCGGCTTCGCGAAGTCGATGCCGTTCATGAGCGGGATGCTGCTGATCGCGGGCATGGCCTCGCTCGGACTGCCGGGTCTCTCCGGCTTCGTCAGCGAGCTGCTCGCGTTCCTGTCGTTGTTCGACGCGATGCCGATCTTGACGGCCGTCGGCTGCCTCGGCATCATTTTAGCGGCGGTCTACGTGCTTCGCGGGGTGCTCGCGATCACGTTCGGCCCGCCGAAGGAAGCTTCCCTGGGCTACAAAGACGCGCGATGGATCGAGGCGGTCCCGATGATCGCGTTGACGGCGTTTATTTTACTGATCGGCATCTATCCCGCCGTCTTGAGCGAACCGTTGCAAACGACGATCGGCGGGATCGAGCAGTGGCTCGCGGGTGCCGATGCGAACGGGGGAGGGTAA
- a CDS encoding NADH-quinone oxidoreductase subunit N, producing the protein MEPTESLLRLKVADLAHLAPELTLVIAAVVFSLLDLALPRSASRTAIGWLTLAALAASAVFAALQLGVEQPIALLNQSYRVDDFALVMKLLFLAGAALSILISLGMRKDDLAGDDVGEYYYFYLPATLGAMIVASSADLIMLFVGIELLSITTYIMVGMRKKLSVSTEAAFKYIVMGGISSAFLLYGMSFLYGLSGSTNLLEINMALRTGGIESFSALLYVSFFLMLTGLGFKIAAAPFHAWAPDVYQGAATPVAAYLAVVSKAAGFAMLFRLFYTAFFQTGSTEAPLHQDMFLALAVLAAAAMVIGNAMALRQQNAKRLLALSGVANAGYLLVPIAADVALFRVSGFSELVYYMIAYLFMNMGAFAAIAIVSRTEGHDELRGFAGLYHRAPWTAFAIVLIVLSLAGIPVTGGFFGKLFILLGAIEMKLFWLALLMIATSVISFYYYFGFIRQMFMRPGAEETPIKVPPVLGTALWLSAAAGVLMGFFPGPLLGWLEGLFRFTTDFFI; encoded by the coding sequence ATGGAACCGACCGAATCTTTGCTGCGGCTGAAAGTCGCCGACCTCGCTCACTTGGCGCCGGAATTGACGCTCGTGATCGCGGCGGTCGTCTTCTCGCTGCTCGATCTCGCGCTGCCGCGTTCCGCGAGCCGGACGGCGATCGGCTGGCTGACGCTCGCCGCCCTGGCGGCGTCCGCCGTCTTCGCGGCGCTGCAGCTCGGCGTCGAACAGCCTATCGCCTTGCTGAACCAATCGTATCGCGTCGACGATTTCGCGCTCGTGATGAAGCTGCTGTTCCTCGCCGGGGCGGCGTTGTCGATTCTGATCAGCTTGGGCATGCGGAAAGACGATCTCGCGGGCGACGATGTGGGCGAATACTATTACTTCTATTTGCCCGCGACGCTCGGGGCGATGATCGTCGCATCGTCGGCGGATCTCATTATGCTGTTCGTCGGGATCGAGCTCCTCAGCATCACGACTTATATTATGGTAGGCATGCGCAAGAAGCTGTCCGTTTCCACGGAAGCGGCCTTCAAGTATATCGTGATGGGGGGCATTTCGTCGGCGTTCCTGCTGTACGGCATGTCGTTCCTGTACGGGCTGTCGGGCTCGACGAATCTGCTTGAAATTAATATGGCCTTGCGGACAGGCGGCATCGAGAGCTTCTCGGCGCTGCTGTACGTCAGCTTCTTCCTTATGCTGACGGGACTCGGATTCAAAATCGCCGCGGCGCCGTTCCACGCTTGGGCGCCGGACGTATACCAAGGCGCGGCGACGCCGGTGGCTGCGTATCTGGCCGTCGTCTCGAAAGCGGCGGGCTTCGCGATGCTGTTCCGCTTGTTCTATACGGCATTCTTCCAGACTGGTTCGACGGAAGCGCCGCTGCATCAAGACATGTTCCTAGCCCTCGCCGTGCTGGCGGCGGCGGCGATGGTCATCGGCAACGCGATGGCGCTTCGCCAGCAGAATGCCAAGCGGCTGCTCGCCCTGTCGGGCGTCGCGAACGCCGGCTATTTGCTCGTGCCGATCGCGGCCGACGTCGCATTGTTCCGCGTCAGCGGCTTCTCGGAGCTCGTCTACTATATGATCGCCTACTTGTTCATGAACATGGGGGCGTTCGCCGCGATCGCGATCGTTTCGCGGACGGAAGGCCACGACGAGCTGCGCGGGTTCGCAGGCTTGTATCATCGGGCGCCGTGGACGGCGTTCGCGATCGTGCTGATTGTGCTGTCGCTCGCCGGCATCCCGGTGACGGGCGGTTTCTTCGGGAAGCTGTTCATCCTGCTCGGCGCAATCGAGATGAAGCTGTTCTGGCTCGCGCTGCTCATGATCGCGACCAGCGTCATTTCGTTCTATTATTATTTCGGGTTTATCCGCCAAATGTTCATGCGCCCGGGCGCGGAGGAGACGCCGATCAAGGTTCCGCCGGTATTGGGTACCGCCCTGTGGCTGTCGGCGGCGGCCGGCGTGCTGATGGGTTTTTTCCCGGGTCCGCTGCTCGGATGGTTGGAAGGGTTGTTCCGGTTTACGACCGATTTCTTTATCTAG